The nucleotide window CTTCTTCTGATGGAGGTTGGTTATCAACAAATTCTTCTTCAGATGGAGATGGGCTATCAACCTTCTTTTTTAGTTGGAGATTGGCTATCAACTGTTTCTTCTCCAGTTGGAGGTTTGTTATCAACCGATTCTTCTTCAGCTGGAGGTTTTGTTATCAGCAAATTCATCACCAGTTGGGGATGGGGTATTAACTAACTCTTCTTCAGTTGGAGGTTGGCTATCAACAAACTCTTCTTCAGCTGGAGATGGGCTATCAACAAACTCTTCTTCAGTTGGAGATGGGCTATCAACAGCTTTTTCTTTCTGTTGGAGTTATCAACAAATTCTTCTCCAGTTGGAGATGGCTATCAACAGAGCTTCACTAAATTCTTCTCCAGTTGGAGATGCGCTATCAACAGCTTCTTTTCAGTTGGAGATTGGCTATCAACAAATTCTTCTTCAGCTGGCTATCAACAAATTCTTCTTCAGCTGGAGGTTGGCTATCAACCGTTTCTTCTTCAGTTGGGGATGGGCTATTAACAAACTCTTCTTCAGATGGAGATTGGCTATCAACAAACTCTTCTTCAGCTGGAGGTTGGCTATCAACCGTTTCTTCTCCAGTTGGAGGTTTGTTATCAACAAATTCTTCTTCAGATGGAGATGGGCTATCAACAGCTTCTTTTTCAGTTGGAGATTGGCTATCAACAAATTCTTCTCCAGTTGGAGATGGGCTATCAACAGCTTCTTCTCCAGTTGGAGATTGGTTATCAACAAATTTTCCTTCTGATGGAGATTGGCTATCAACAAATTCTTCTTCAGATGGAGATGGGCTATCAACAGCTTCTTTTTTAGTTGGAGATTGGCTATCAACTGTTTCTTCTCCAGTTGGAGGTTTGTTATCAACCGATTCTTCTTCAGCTGGAGGTTTGTTATCAACCGATTCTTCACCAGTTGGGGATGGGCTATTAACAAACTCTTCTTCAGATGGAGATTGGCTATCAACAAACTCTTCTTCAGCTGGAGGTTGGCTATCAACCGTTTCTTCTTCAGTTGGAGGTTTGTTATCAACCGATTCTTCTTCAGCTGGAGGTTGGCTATCAACCGATTCTTCTTCAGTTGGGGATGCGCTATCAACAGCTTTTTCTTTCTGTTGGAGATTGGCTATCAACAAATTCTTCTCAGTTGGAGATGCGCTATCAACAGCTTCTTTTTCAGTTGGAGATTGGCTATCAACAAATTCTTCTTCAGATGGAGATGGGCTATCAACAGCTTCTTTTTAGTTGGAGATTGGCTATCAACTGTTTCTTCTCCAGTTGGAGGTTTGTTATCAACCGATTCTTCTTCAGCTGGAGGTTTGTTATCAACCGATTCATCACCAGTTGGGGATGGGGTATTAACTAACTCTTCTTCAGCTGGAGGTTGGCTATCAACCGTTTCTTCTTCAGTTGGAGATGGGCTATCAACAAACTCTTCTTCAGTTGGAGATGGGCTATCAACAGCTTTTCTTTCTGTTGGAGATTGGCTATCAACAAATTCTTCTCCAGTTGGAGATGCGCTATCAACAGCTTCTTTTTCAGTTGGAGATTGGCTATCAACAAATTCTTCTCCAGTTGGAGATGCGCTATCAACAGCTTCTTTTCAGTTGGAGATTGGCTATCAACCGATTCTTCTTCAGCTGGAGGTTGGCTATCAACCGATTCTTCACCAGTTGGGGATGGGCTATTAACAAACTCTTCTTCAGATGGAGATTGGCTATCAACAAACTCTTCTTCAGCTGGAGGTTGGCTATCAACCGTTTCTTCTTCAGTTGGAGGTTTGTTATCAACCGATTCTTCTTCAGCTGGAGGTTGGCTATCAACCGATTCTTTTTCAGTTGGGGATGGGGTATCAACAAACTCTTCTTCAGCTGGAGGTTGGCTATCAACCGTTTTCTTCTTCAGTTGGAGATGGGCTATCCAACAAACTCTTCTTCAGTTGGAGATGGGCTATCAACAGCTTTTTTTCTGTTGGAGATTGGCTATCAACAAATTCTTCTCCAGTTGGAGATGCGCTATCAACAGCTTCTTTTTCAGTTGGAGATTGGCTATCAACAAATTCTTCTTCAGATGGAGATGGGCTATCAACAGCTTCTTTTTTAGTTGGAGATTGGCTATCAACTGTTTCTTCTCCAGTTGGAGGTTTGTTATCAACCGATTCTTCTTCAGCTGGAGGTTTGTTATCAACCGATTCATCACCAGTTGGGGATGGGGTATTAACTAACTCTTCTTCAGTTGGAGGTTGGCTATCAACAAACTCTTCTTCAGCTGGAGATGGGCTATCAACAAACTCTTCTTCAGTTGGAGATGGGCTATCAACAGCTTTTCTTTCTGTTGGAGATTGGCTATCAACAAATTCTTCTCCAGTTGGAGATGCGCTATCAACAGCTTCTTTTTCAGTTGGAGATTGGCTATCAACAAATTCTTCTCCAGTTGGAGATGCGCTATCAACAGCTTCTTTTTCAGTTGGAGATTGGCTATCAACAAATTCTTCTCCAGTTGGAGATGCGCTATCAACAGCTTCTTTTCAGTTGGAGATTGGCTATCAACAAATTCTTCTTCAGCTGGAGGTTGGCTATCAACCGTTTCTTCTTCAGTTGGGGATGGGCTATTAACAAACTCTTCTTCAGATGGAGATTGGCTATCAACAAACTCTTCTTCAGCTGGAGGTTGGCTATCAACCGTTTCTTCTCCAGTTGGAGGTTTGTTATCAACAAATTCTTCTTCAGATGGAGATGGGCTATCAACAGCTTCTTTTTCAGTTGGAGATTGGCTATCAACAAATTCTTCTCCAGTTGGAGATGGGCTATCAACAGCTTCTTCTCCAGTTGGAGATTGGTTATCAACAAATTTTCCTTCTGATGGAGATTGGCTATCAACAAATTCTTCTTCAGATGGAGATGGGCTATCAACAGCTTCTTTTTTAGTTGGAGATTGGCTATCAACTGTTTCTTCTCCAGTTGGAGGTTTGTTATCAACCGATTCTTCTTCAGCTGGAGGTTTGTTATCAACCGATTCTTCACCAGTTGGGGATGGGCTATTAACAAACTCTTCTTCAGATGGAGATTGGCTATCAACAAACTCTTCTTCAGCTGGAGGTTGGCTATCAACCGTTTCTTCTTCAGTTGGAGGTTTGTTATCAACCGATTCTTCTTCAGCTGGAGGTTGGCT belongs to Bactrocera neohumeralis isolate Rockhampton unplaced genomic scaffold, APGP_CSIRO_Bneo_wtdbg2-racon-allhic-juicebox.fasta_v2 ctg5747, whole genome shotgun sequence and includes:
- the LOC126767355 gene encoding fibrous sheath CABYR-binding protein-like, with the translated sequence TVDSQPPAEEEFVDSQSPSEEEFVNSPSPTEEETVDSQPPAEEELIANLQLKKKLLISASPTGEEFVDSQSPTEKEAVDSASPTGEEFVDSQSPTERKAVDSPSPTEEEFVDSPSPTEEETVDSQPPAEEELVNTPSPTGDESVDTKPPAEEESVDNKPPTGEETVDSQRPTKKKLQSPTERKAVDSASPTEEESVDSQPPAEEESVDNKPPTEEETVDSQPPAEEEFVDSQSPSEEEFVNSPSPTGEESVDNKPPAEEESVDNKPPTGEETVDSQSPTKKEAVDSPSPSEEEFVDSQSPSEGKFVDNQSPTGEEAVDSPSPTGEEFVDSQSPTEKEAVDSPSPSEEEFVDNKPPTGEETVDSQPPAEEEFVDSQSPSEEEFVNSPSPTEEETVDSQPPAEEEFVDSQSPTEKKLQSPTEKEAVDSASPTGEEFVDSQSPTEKEAVDSASPTGEEFVDSQSPTERKAVDSPSPTEEEFVDSPSPAEEEFVDSQPPTEEELVNTPSPTGDESVDNKPPAEEESVDNKPPTGEETVDSQSPTKKEAVDSPSPSEEEFVDSQSPTEKEAVDSASPTGEEFVDSQSPTEKKLLIAHLQLKKSLLDSPSPTEEENESVDSQPPAEEESVDNKPPTEEETVDSQPPAEEEFVDSQSPSEEEFVNSPSPTGEESVDSQPPAEEESVDSQSPTEKKLLIAHLQLEKNLLIANLQLKKKLLIAHLQLEKNLLIANLQQKEKLLIAHLQLKKSLLIAHLQLKKKRLIANLQLKKTVDSPSPSEEEFVDSQSPTEKEAVDSASPTEKNLLIANLQQKEKAVDSASPTEEESVDSQPPAEEESVDNKPPTEEETVDSQPPAEEEFVDSQSPSEEEFVNSPSPTGEESVDNKPPAEEESVDNKPPTGEETVDSQSPTKKEAVDSPSPSEEEFVDSQSPSEGKFVDNQSPTGEEAVDSPSPTGEEFVDSQSPTEKEAVDSPSPSEEEFVDNKPPTGEETVDSQPPAEEEFVDSQSPSEEEFVNSPSPTEEETVDSQPPAEEEFVDSQLKKNLLIANLQLKRSC